The Bryobacteraceae bacterium genome includes a window with the following:
- a CDS encoding TonB-dependent receptor codes for MIVLMIGYIKVLILLLLLSPAPSCAETVLWIRVQDASGGGIPGAVAEVQLESGAVRRAETGLAGECHLQLESASGLQLTVRARGMAVWRGPIEPPPAGQPVIIVLQPAVLTQELVVSAGLLAATPEIIARTPGAVDVLEPAVLRESRVFTVEEALRKLPGVFARPEEGFGLRPNISIRGLNPTRSSRVLLLEDGVPLAYAPYGDNASYYHPPVDRYESVELVKGSGQIAQGPMTIGGVVNYVTPPVPDRSSGSLALTGGNRDYVNAHARYGGTWRGFGLLLDGIRKQGEGARDNVRSGLSDFTAKLNWAPAARHAFAGKINHYREDSRVTYSGLRLDEWVANPRQNPFRNDGFEGRRTGASLSHLWSLSPDAILTATAYGSVFSRDWWRQSSNSNQRPNTAADPLCGGMANLHTTCGNEGRLRDYSAWGVDPRLRLSHSLLGARNELDAGFRAHFEIQERLQVNGNSPLARTGRIVENNRRGTQAYSGYLQNRFIFGRLVLTPGLRLENVRYQRTNRLFNNNLGVTGETSLTAWIPGIGAAWTASPRVTVFAGVHRGFAPPRAEDIINNSGGFVELDPELSWNTEAGVRTRLARHFTLESTFFRLDYSNQIIPASLAGGVGAALTSAGQTLHQGLETAGRYEWRDLFGTGHGLALRSAWTWMPVARFEGVRFSNVPGFSNVPVTGNRLPYAARSLLNASAVWTTPRGVTALLEMVQTSRMFGDDLNTINSSADGQRGAIPGYVLWNATLNVPLEAHRTTAFFTVKNLANRLYLADRVRGMLPGSPRLIQAGLQFQF; via the coding sequence ATGATCGTCTTGATGATTGGTTACATAAAAGTCCTGATCCTGCTTCTCCTGCTCAGCCCGGCGCCGTCTTGCGCGGAAACCGTGCTCTGGATCCGCGTTCAGGACGCCAGCGGAGGGGGAATCCCCGGTGCGGTTGCGGAGGTCCAGCTCGAGTCCGGCGCCGTCAGGCGGGCCGAAACCGGCCTTGCGGGGGAGTGCCATCTGCAACTCGAAAGCGCATCCGGTTTGCAACTGACAGTGCGCGCCCGCGGCATGGCCGTCTGGCGCGGCCCCATCGAGCCGCCTCCCGCCGGACAGCCGGTGATCATCGTCCTTCAGCCTGCCGTTCTGACTCAGGAGCTGGTTGTTTCCGCCGGATTGCTGGCAGCGACGCCCGAAATCATCGCCCGCACGCCTGGCGCGGTCGACGTGCTGGAGCCCGCCGTGCTGCGCGAAAGCCGCGTTTTCACCGTGGAGGAAGCCTTGCGGAAGCTGCCGGGCGTGTTCGCCCGCCCCGAAGAGGGCTTCGGCCTTCGCCCCAACATCAGCATCCGCGGCCTGAATCCCACGCGGAGTTCGCGCGTGCTGCTGCTGGAGGACGGCGTGCCGCTCGCCTACGCGCCTTACGGCGACAATGCCAGCTACTATCATCCGCCGGTGGACCGCTACGAATCGGTGGAGCTCGTCAAAGGCTCGGGCCAGATCGCACAGGGACCGATGACGATCGGGGGCGTTGTGAACTACGTCACGCCGCCCGTCCCTGACAGGTCTTCAGGCAGCCTCGCCCTCACAGGCGGCAATCGCGACTATGTCAACGCCCATGCCCGTTACGGAGGCACATGGCGCGGTTTCGGGCTCCTGCTGGACGGCATCCGCAAACAGGGCGAAGGCGCGCGCGACAACGTGCGGTCCGGCCTGAGCGACTTCACCGCCAAACTCAATTGGGCGCCCGCCGCCCGCCACGCGTTCGCCGGCAAGATCAATCACTACCGGGAGGACTCGCGGGTCACCTACAGCGGGCTCAGGCTGGACGAGTGGGTCGCGAATCCCCGGCAGAATCCCTTCCGCAACGACGGCTTCGAGGGCCGGCGCACCGGCGCCTCGCTGTCCCACCTCTGGAGCCTGTCTCCTGACGCGATCCTGACGGCAACCGCCTACGGCTCCGTGTTCAGCCGCGACTGGTGGCGGCAGTCCAGCAACTCGAATCAGCGTCCCAATACGGCGGCCGATCCCCTGTGCGGCGGAATGGCGAATCTGCACACGACTTGCGGGAACGAGGGCCGGTTGCGCGACTACTCCGCCTGGGGCGTCGATCCGAGGCTCCGCCTCTCGCACTCTCTCCTCGGGGCGCGCAATGAGCTCGACGCCGGTTTCCGCGCGCATTTCGAAATCCAGGAGAGGCTGCAGGTCAACGGAAACTCCCCGCTGGCGCGCACCGGGCGGATCGTCGAAAACAACCGGCGCGGCACTCAGGCCTACTCCGGATATCTGCAAAACCGTTTCATCTTCGGGCGGCTGGTCCTGACGCCCGGCCTGCGGCTGGAGAACGTCCGTTACCAGCGCACGAACCGCCTGTTCAACAACAACCTCGGCGTCACAGGCGAAACGTCGCTCACGGCCTGGATACCCGGCATCGGCGCCGCCTGGACAGCCAGCCCGCGCGTCACCGTGTTCGCAGGCGTGCACCGCGGATTCGCTCCTCCGCGCGCTGAGGACATCATCAACAACAGCGGCGGGTTCGTCGAGCTGGATCCCGAACTGAGCTGGAACACGGAAGCGGGCGTCCGCACCCGGCTCGCGCGCCATTTCACGCTGGAATCCACGTTCTTCCGGCTCGATTACTCCAACCAGATCATCCCCGCGAGCCTCGCCGGCGGCGTCGGCGCAGCGCTCACCAGCGCCGGACAGACCCTGCACCAGGGGCTGGAAACCGCCGGGCGGTACGAGTGGAGAGACCTTTTCGGAACCGGGCATGGTCTGGCGCTCCGCTCGGCGTGGACATGGATGCCTGTAGCCCGGTTCGAAGGCGTGCGTTTCAGCAACGTGCCGGGCTTCTCCAACGTCCCGGTTACGGGCAACCGTCTGCCTTACGCCGCCCGGTCGCTCCTGAACGCCTCCGCCGTCTGGACCACGCCGCGCGGAGTGACCGCGCTGCTGGAGATGGTGCAGACGTCGCGCATGTTCGGCGACGACCTGAACACGATCAACAGCTCCGCGGACGGGCAGCGGGGCGCCATCCCCGGCTATGTCCTCTGGAACGCCACGCTCAACGTGCCGCTGGAGGCGCATCGCACGACGGCCTTCTTCACGGTGAAGAACCTCGCCAACCGGCTCTACCTTGCCGACCGTGTCCGCGGGATGCTGCCCGGCTCGCCACGCCTGATCCAGGCCGGCCTGCAGTTCCAGTTCTGA
- a CDS encoding aldehyde dehydrogenase, translating into MDPQTILAKLGIGETSSGACGTAWIDHPGGGELVSINPSTGQPLARVAMASAADYEQVAAAAHETFLRWRMHPAPKRGEVIRQMGLALREHKELLGALVSLEMGKILAEGLGEVQEMIDMADFAVGLSRQLYGLTMQSERPQHRMYEQWHPLGPVGVISAFNFPVAVWSWNAFIAAVCGDTVIWKPSSETPLCAIAVQRICQKVLEDNGWPGVFTLVIGRGSTVGERLLADRRVPLISATGSYQMGCRVAEVVGRRLGRTILELGGNNGVIIEPDADLDLALRAVLFGAVGTAGQRCTTIRRIFLHRDIASTFIDRLKNAYSQIRIGDPLDPHMVMGPLVNQAAVDEMMDGLRRAQEQGGELLCGGRRLDRPGFFVEPALVRARAGMPIVKEEIFAPILYLIEYPDLEEAIAWHNDVPQGLSSAIFTRNLIAAETFLSARGSDCGIANVNIGTSGAEIGGAFGGEKETGGGREAGSDAWKAYMRRQTVTINWSRDLPLAQGIKFEL; encoded by the coding sequence ATGGATCCGCAAACGATTCTCGCGAAACTCGGCATCGGCGAAACCAGCTCCGGCGCGTGCGGCACGGCATGGATCGACCATCCCGGGGGCGGCGAACTGGTCAGCATCAACCCTTCGACGGGGCAGCCGCTGGCGCGCGTGGCGATGGCATCGGCGGCGGACTACGAACAGGTGGCCGCGGCGGCGCACGAGACGTTCCTGCGCTGGCGCATGCATCCGGCGCCCAAGCGCGGAGAGGTGATCCGTCAGATGGGGCTCGCGCTGCGCGAGCACAAGGAGCTGCTCGGCGCGCTGGTGTCTCTGGAGATGGGCAAGATCCTCGCCGAAGGGCTGGGCGAGGTGCAGGAGATGATCGACATGGCGGACTTCGCCGTCGGGCTCTCGCGCCAGCTCTACGGGCTCACCATGCAGAGCGAGCGGCCCCAGCACCGGATGTACGAGCAGTGGCACCCGCTCGGACCTGTCGGCGTCATTTCGGCATTCAACTTTCCCGTAGCCGTGTGGAGCTGGAACGCCTTCATCGCCGCCGTCTGCGGCGACACGGTCATCTGGAAGCCCAGCTCGGAAACGCCGCTGTGCGCCATCGCCGTGCAGCGCATCTGCCAGAAGGTTCTGGAAGACAACGGCTGGCCGGGCGTGTTCACGCTCGTGATCGGCCGCGGCTCGACGGTGGGGGAGCGGCTGCTGGCCGACCGCCGCGTGCCTCTCATCAGCGCCACAGGCAGCTACCAGATGGGCTGCCGCGTGGCCGAGGTCGTCGGCAGGCGGCTCGGCCGCACGATCCTGGAGCTTGGGGGCAACAACGGCGTCATCATCGAGCCGGACGCCGATCTCGACCTGGCCCTGCGGGCGGTGCTGTTCGGCGCCGTCGGCACGGCCGGCCAGCGCTGCACCACCATCCGGCGCATCTTCCTCCACCGCGACATCGCGTCCACCTTCATCGACCGGCTGAAGAACGCCTATTCCCAGATCCGCATCGGCGATCCGCTCGACCCGCATATGGTGATGGGGCCGCTGGTCAACCAGGCGGCGGTGGACGAGATGATGGACGGCCTGCGGCGCGCGCAGGAGCAGGGCGGCGAACTGCTCTGCGGAGGACGGCGGCTGGACCGGCCGGGGTTTTTCGTCGAGCCGGCGCTCGTGCGGGCGCGGGCCGGCATGCCGATCGTGAAAGAAGAGATCTTCGCCCCGATTCTCTATCTGATCGAGTACCCGGATCTCGAAGAGGCCATCGCCTGGCACAACGACGTGCCGCAGGGTCTGTCGTCGGCCATCTTCACGCGCAATCTCATTGCGGCGGAGACGTTCCTTTCGGCGCGCGGTTCGGACTGCGGCATTGCCAATGTCAACATCGGCACCTCGGGCGCGGAGATCGGCGGCGCTTTCGGCGGCGAGAAAGAGACCGGCGGCGGGCGCGAAGCCGGCTCGGACGCCTGGAAAGCCTACATGCGGCGGCAGACCGTTACGATCAACTGGTCGCGCGACCTGCCCCTGGCGCAGGGAATCAAGTTCGAATTGTGA
- a CDS encoding helicase, with translation MNLSLDFPDPKRDDSLGLSRRADLDAAIARLASWMQEPNSPVRAIRHQPAQPGRFEDIPEEVAPEVRRVLVERGIRQLYSHQAASYRALKSGANLAVVTPTASGKTLCYNLAVLDRLSHDPEARAIYLFPTKALAEDQLHEFHSTVEAMGAGFRAFTYDGDTPQDARKQIRERANVVLTNPDMLHAGILPHHTKWAKLFENLRYVVIDELHTYRGVFGSHLANVIRRLKRICAFYGSSPQFICCSATIANPAELASALTGEPFTLIDDNGAPSGEKYFVFYNPPVVNRQLGIRRSYLNETRRLAVEFVQRGQQTLVFANNRLAMEVLVKYLKDACARPPADPESVRGYRGGYLPRERRAIERGLREGEIRCVVATNALELGVDIGSLDVVVMAGYPGNIASTWQRAGRAGRRQGTALALLVASSAPLDQYVVEHPEFFFGAPPEHAQVNPDNLEILISHLKCAAFELPVKDGERFGPHETGELCQYLSELGVVHHSAGAWHWVADSYPADAISLRSVTSDNFVVIDITGEERVIGEVAFPAALTELHEKAIYLHEARQYQVERMDYDGRKAYVRQVECDYYTDAIDYTQVKVLEEFAQKPMAAAEARHGEVRVNRQIVGFKKIKFYTNENVGAGTLSLPEQEMHTTSFWLHFPAAFWQPFGHLSPAERLNGLTGLGHAFRTVASLLLMCDPRDLGVSITEEIAPPVACFEPNLHLYDNYPGGIGQSAPLWEMASRLVAGARDLIAQCGCEHGCPACTGPAGETGSRAKEAALEILAALQAAPPQEPQAAGLS, from the coding sequence ATGAACCTGAGCCTCGATTTTCCCGATCCGAAGCGCGACGACAGCCTCGGGCTTTCCAGACGGGCTGACCTCGATGCGGCAATCGCGCGGCTCGCGTCGTGGATGCAGGAGCCCAATTCGCCCGTGCGCGCCATCCGGCATCAGCCCGCGCAGCCGGGGCGGTTTGAGGACATTCCCGAAGAAGTGGCGCCGGAGGTGCGGCGCGTCCTCGTCGAGAGAGGAATCCGCCAGCTTTACTCGCACCAGGCGGCATCGTACCGGGCGCTGAAGTCCGGCGCGAACCTCGCCGTCGTAACGCCTACCGCAAGCGGCAAGACGCTGTGCTACAACCTCGCCGTGCTCGACCGGCTCTCGCACGATCCGGAAGCGCGCGCCATCTATCTTTTCCCGACCAAGGCTCTTGCCGAGGATCAGCTCCACGAGTTCCATTCCACTGTCGAGGCGATGGGCGCCGGCTTCCGCGCCTTCACCTACGACGGCGACACCCCGCAGGATGCCCGCAAGCAGATCCGCGAACGCGCCAACGTCGTGCTCACCAACCCGGACATGCTCCACGCCGGCATCCTGCCGCACCACACAAAGTGGGCCAAGCTCTTCGAGAACCTCCGCTACGTCGTGATCGACGAGCTGCACACCTACCGCGGCGTCTTCGGCAGCCATCTGGCCAACGTCATCCGCCGCCTGAAGCGGATCTGCGCCTTCTATGGCTCCTCGCCGCAGTTCATCTGCTGTTCGGCGACCATCGCCAACCCGGCTGAACTGGCGTCAGCCCTGACGGGCGAGCCGTTCACGCTGATCGACGACAACGGCGCGCCCAGCGGCGAGAAATACTTCGTCTTCTACAATCCGCCGGTGGTCAACCGGCAGCTCGGCATCCGGCGCAGCTATCTGAACGAGACCCGCCGGCTGGCCGTCGAGTTCGTCCAGCGCGGCCAGCAGACGCTCGTCTTCGCCAACAACCGCCTGGCGATGGAGGTGCTCGTCAAGTACCTGAAAGACGCCTGCGCGCGGCCTCCGGCCGATCCCGAATCCGTGCGCGGCTACCGCGGCGGCTACCTGCCGCGCGAACGGCGCGCCATCGAGCGGGGTCTGCGCGAGGGCGAGATCCGCTGCGTCGTGGCGACCAACGCGCTCGAGCTTGGCGTCGACATCGGTTCTCTCGATGTCGTCGTGATGGCCGGTTATCCCGGCAACATCGCCAGCACCTGGCAGCGCGCGGGACGCGCCGGCAGGCGCCAGGGCACGGCGCTCGCGCTGCTGGTGGCCTCCAGCGCCCCGCTCGATCAGTATGTCGTCGAGCATCCCGAGTTCTTCTTCGGCGCGCCGCCGGAACACGCCCAGGTCAACCCCGACAATCTCGAGATCCTGATCAGCCACCTCAAGTGCGCGGCGTTCGAGCTGCCCGTGAAAGACGGCGAGCGCTTCGGTCCGCATGAGACCGGCGAGCTGTGCCAGTACCTTTCCGAGCTTGGCGTGGTGCATCACTCGGCGGGCGCCTGGCACTGGGTGGCCGATTCCTACCCCGCCGACGCCATCAGCCTTCGTTCGGTCACCAGTGACAACTTCGTCGTCATCGACATCACTGGCGAAGAACGCGTCATCGGCGAAGTGGCCTTTCCGGCGGCGCTGACCGAGCTCCACGAAAAAGCCATCTACCTTCATGAGGCGCGCCAGTACCAGGTGGAGCGCATGGATTACGACGGCCGCAAGGCCTACGTGCGGCAGGTGGAGTGCGACTACTACACTGACGCCATCGACTACACGCAGGTGAAGGTGCTCGAGGAGTTCGCGCAGAAGCCGATGGCTGCCGCCGAAGCGCGCCACGGCGAAGTCCGCGTCAACCGCCAGATCGTGGGCTTCAAGAAGATCAAGTTCTACACCAACGAGAACGTCGGCGCCGGCACGCTCTCGCTGCCCGAGCAGGAAATGCACACCACCAGCTTCTGGCTGCATTTCCCGGCTGCGTTCTGGCAGCCCTTCGGGCATCTGTCGCCGGCCGAGCGGCTGAACGGCCTGACGGGGCTCGGCCACGCCTTCCGCACGGTCGCCTCGCTTCTGCTGATGTGCGACCCGCGCGACCTGGGCGTCTCGATCACCGAGGAGATCGCTCCTCCCGTGGCCTGCTTCGAGCCCAACCTCCACCTGTACGACAACTACCCCGGCGGCATCGGGCAGAGCGCCCCGCTCTGGGAGATGGCCTCACGCCTGGTGGCGGGCGCGCGCGACCTCATCGCGCAGTGCGGCTGCGAGCACGGCTGCCCCGCCTGCACCGGTCCGGCAGGCGAGACAGGCTCCCGCGCCAAAGAGGCCGCGCTCGAGATCCTGGCGGCGCTGCAGGCCGCCCCGCCGCAGGAGCCGCAGGCGGCTGGGCTATCCTAA
- a CDS encoding RNA polymerase subunit sigma-24, translating into MAEPLAAAAAAPQAADFSAWMLAEQPRIFRLCQRMLGDSDEAGSATQDVFLKAYQAWNRTAAELDDPSRWVTRIAVNTCLDRLRSRRWQFWRKRPEGPDEEIILAMAPAREPDGEAQVFARQIGLRLAAALDGLSPRQRAVFTLRHFEDLPLEEIASQLGLDVGTVKAHLARAVAKLREELKDLYGMSRGERS; encoded by the coding sequence ATGGCAGAACCGCTCGCCGCGGCAGCCGCCGCACCGCAGGCCGCCGATTTCAGCGCCTGGATGCTGGCCGAGCAGCCCCGCATCTTCCGGCTCTGCCAGCGCATGCTTGGAGACAGTGATGAGGCGGGCTCAGCCACGCAGGACGTCTTCCTCAAGGCCTATCAGGCCTGGAACCGCACGGCGGCCGAGCTGGACGATCCGTCGCGCTGGGTCACGCGGATCGCAGTCAATACGTGCCTCGACCGGCTGCGGTCCCGCCGCTGGCAGTTCTGGCGCAAGCGGCCCGAGGGGCCGGATGAAGAGATCATCCTCGCCATGGCGCCGGCGCGCGAACCCGATGGCGAAGCGCAGGTTTTCGCCCGCCAGATCGGGCTGCGGCTGGCGGCGGCTCTCGACGGGCTGTCTCCGCGCCAGCGCGCCGTGTTCACATTGCGGCACTTTGAAGATCTTCCCCTGGAGGAGATCGCCTCGCAGCTCGGCCTCGACGTGGGGACGGTCAAAGCGCACCTGGCCCGCGCCGTGGCCAAGCTGCGGGAGGAACTGAAGGATCTGTATGGCATGAGCCGGGGAGAACGGTCATGA
- a CDS encoding membrane protein: protein MAATIGTPLLWAGFTLLVLALLALDLGVFHRRVHVIHTREALLWSIFWICLALLFNVGVYFWFGHKHALEFFTGYVIEKALSVDNIFVFVVIFTYFAVPQELHHRVLFWGIVGALVLRAAFILAGAALIQTFHWVIYIFGVFLIFTGVKLFLDRGSEVHPEKNPVFRLFRKFVRSVDGYRGAHFFVTENGVRCATPLLLVLVCIEATDVVFALDSIPAIFAITRDPFIVYTSNIFAILGLRALYFLLAGIIPKFRYLRVGLAVVLVFVGVKMVIEGLYEIPIVLSLLFILTVLTLSVVLSWLIPEKPAAAVQAAGETRRRD from the coding sequence ATGGCGGCCACCATCGGCACGCCCCTGCTCTGGGCAGGCTTCACTCTGCTCGTCCTGGCGCTGCTGGCCCTCGACCTCGGCGTCTTCCACCGCCGCGTCCACGTGATCCACACGCGCGAGGCTCTGCTGTGGTCCATCTTCTGGATCTGCCTTGCGCTGCTGTTCAACGTCGGCGTCTATTTCTGGTTCGGCCATAAACACGCCCTGGAATTTTTCACGGGCTATGTGATCGAAAAGGCCCTTTCGGTCGACAACATCTTTGTTTTCGTGGTCATTTTCACCTATTTCGCCGTGCCCCAGGAGCTCCACCACCGCGTGCTCTTCTGGGGCATTGTCGGCGCCCTGGTCCTGCGCGCAGCCTTCATTCTGGCCGGCGCCGCGCTGATCCAGACGTTCCACTGGGTGATCTATATTTTCGGCGTTTTCCTCATTTTCACCGGCGTCAAACTCTTCCTCGACCGCGGCTCCGAGGTGCATCCCGAGAAAAACCCCGTCTTCCGCCTCTTCCGCAAATTCGTCCGCAGCGTGGACGGCTACCGCGGGGCGCACTTCTTTGTCACCGAGAACGGCGTCCGCTGCGCCACCCCGCTGCTGCTCGTGCTCGTCTGCATCGAAGCCACCGACGTCGTCTTCGCGCTCGATTCGATTCCGGCCATCTTCGCCATCACCCGCGACCCCTTCATCGTCTACACCTCCAACATCTTCGCCATCCTCGGACTCCGCGCGCTCTATTTCCTGCTCGCCGGCATCATCCCCAAATTCCGCTATCTCCGCGTCGGGCTCGCCGTCGTGCTTGTCTTCGTCGGCGTCAAAATGGTGATCGAGGGCCTCTACGAGATTCCCATCGTGCTCTCCCTGCTGTTCATCCTGACCGTGCTGACGCTGTCCGTCGTGCTGAGCTGGCTGATTCCCGAAAAGCCCGCCGCGGCCGTGCAGGCGGCGGGCGAAACCCGCCGCCGCGATTGA
- a CDS encoding UPF0721 transmembrane protein, translating into MSTYLPLLGIGLVAGVLGGMFGIGGGLVIVPALILLLKLPHFDAVGTSLAALIPPVGLLGAIEYYRNGHVNLVYAALVAAGLFVGFYFGAKITLGMSPDTARRVYAVFLMAVSIRMLLAGK; encoded by the coding sequence ATGTCCACCTATCTGCCGCTGCTTGGAATCGGCCTTGTGGCCGGAGTGCTGGGAGGCATGTTCGGCATCGGGGGCGGTCTCGTCATCGTGCCCGCGCTCATTCTGCTGCTGAAACTGCCCCACTTCGACGCCGTCGGCACTTCGCTGGCCGCCCTCATCCCTCCCGTCGGGCTGCTGGGAGCCATCGAGTACTACCGCAACGGGCACGTCAACCTCGTCTACGCAGCGCTGGTCGCGGCGGGTCTGTTCGTCGGGTTCTATTTCGGCGCGAAGATCACGCTGGGCATGTCCCCGGATACAGCGCGGCGCGTCTATGCCGTTTTCCTGATGGCCGTGTCGATCCGCATGCTGCTGGCAGGCAAGTAA
- a CDS encoding agmatine deiminase — protein MALDPNRVTPFEAGFSMPAEWDAHAATWLAWPQNESDFPGKLDAVRWAMADFIAKLSRGERVRLLAGSGRAEQQARSYLSRAGASMARIEFIRFATDRGWMRDCGPVFVTRAGRSPRRAIVDLHFNGWAKYANWRRDARVPSMAAERLRLPRFDARWNGRPFVIEGGGIEVNGAGTLLSTEECYLDPETQVRNPGFTRRDYEAAWRAWLGATHVFWLGRGIAGDDTHGHIDDLCRFTGPRTLVLAREENPRDANYRPLAENWERIADLRLEDGSKPDVIALPMPAPVVFDGQRLPASYANFYIANHAVFVPTFNDPNDRVALGILGELFRDRPVAGIHAVDLVWGLGTLHCLSQQEPKA, from the coding sequence ATGGCACTGGATCCGAACCGCGTGACGCCTTTCGAAGCGGGCTTCTCGATGCCCGCCGAGTGGGACGCGCACGCGGCCACATGGCTCGCCTGGCCCCAGAACGAAAGCGACTTTCCCGGCAAGCTCGACGCCGTGCGCTGGGCCATGGCGGATTTCATCGCGAAGCTGAGCCGCGGCGAGCGCGTGCGGCTCCTCGCCGGCAGCGGGCGCGCCGAACAGCAGGCGCGGTCGTATCTGAGCCGCGCGGGCGCCTCGATGGCGCGCATCGAATTCATCCGCTTCGCGACAGACCGAGGCTGGATGCGCGACTGCGGCCCCGTCTTCGTGACGCGCGCCGGGCGGAGCCCCCGCCGCGCCATCGTCGATCTCCACTTCAACGGCTGGGCCAAGTACGCCAACTGGCGCAGGGACGCGCGCGTACCGTCCATGGCCGCTGAACGCCTGCGCCTTCCCCGCTTCGACGCCCGCTGGAACGGCCGGCCGTTCGTCATCGAGGGCGGCGGCATCGAGGTCAACGGCGCCGGCACGCTGCTGTCAACTGAAGAGTGCTATCTGGATCCCGAAACGCAGGTGCGCAATCCTGGTTTCACCCGGCGCGATTACGAAGCCGCCTGGCGCGCCTGGCTCGGCGCGACCCATGTCTTCTGGCTGGGGCGCGGCATCGCGGGCGATGACACGCACGGCCACATCGATGATCTCTGCCGCTTCACGGGACCGCGCACGCTCGTGCTGGCGCGCGAAGAGAACCCGCGCGACGCCAACTACCGTCCGCTCGCGGAAAACTGGGAGCGCATCGCCGACCTGCGCCTGGAAGACGGCTCGAAGCCCGATGTCATCGCGCTGCCGATGCCCGCTCCCGTGGTCTTCGACGGCCAGCGCCTGCCCGCCAGCTACGCGAACTTCTACATTGCCAATCACGCCGTCTTCGTGCCCACGTTCAACGACCCGAACGACCGCGTGGCGCTCGGCATCCTGGGCGAGCTGTTCCGGGACCGCCCTGTCGCGGGCATTCATGCAGTGGATCTCGTCTGGGGGCTCGGCACCCTGCACTGCCTCTCGCAGCAGGAGCCGAAAGCGTAG
- a CDS encoding ribosomal small subunit Rsm22, giving the protein MQTARLPDALLEAIQQQVSAFSTRELAEAAGRLSEAYRRGLPPKLDTAVLRAAYVAVRMPATVAALQRAAAELPFSPESWLDLGAGPGAAAWVAPCLATLVDENPRWDDLRPARRICADLSRLPDLKAHDVVSLCYVLNELPPAARPRLLDEAWRLAARALIVVEPGTPQGFSIVLEARRQLLEAGARILAPCPHEGPCPMTGGDWCHFAVRVERSRLHRQLKGGSLGYEDEKFCYLVAAKEAAPAAPARVLRHPGVQPGQIGLTLCTPQGVQSLKVRRRDPAWRQARKASWGDPWPPVAGADGDDEP; this is encoded by the coding sequence ATGCAGACCGCAAGACTCCCGGACGCGTTGCTGGAAGCGATCCAGCAGCAGGTGTCGGCCTTTTCCACCCGCGAACTGGCGGAGGCTGCCGGGCGGCTGTCCGAGGCTTACCGCCGGGGACTGCCGCCGAAGCTGGATACGGCCGTCCTGCGGGCTGCCTATGTGGCCGTCAGAATGCCCGCCACCGTGGCGGCGCTCCAGCGTGCGGCGGCGGAACTGCCGTTCAGTCCGGAGTCCTGGCTCGATCTGGGCGCCGGACCGGGCGCGGCGGCGTGGGTGGCCCCCTGCCTCGCCACTCTCGTCGATGAGAACCCCCGCTGGGACGATCTGCGCCCCGCCCGCCGCATCTGCGCGGATCTGTCGAGACTCCCCGATCTGAAGGCTCACGACGTCGTGAGCCTGTGTTACGTCCTGAACGAGCTTCCTCCCGCCGCGCGGCCCAGGCTTCTGGACGAAGCATGGCGGCTGGCCGCAAGAGCCCTGATCGTCGTTGAACCGGGCACGCCGCAGGGCTTCTCCATCGTGCTGGAAGCGCGGCGGCAGCTTCTGGAAGCTGGCGCCCGGATTCTCGCCCCGTGCCCCCACGAGGGCCCCTGTCCGATGACTGGCGGAGACTGGTGCCACTTCGCCGTGCGCGTGGAGCGCTCGCGGCTCCACCGGCAGCTGAAGGGGGGCTCGCTCGGCTACGAAGACGAGAAATTCTGCTACCTCGTGGCGGCGAAGGAAGCCGCGCCCGCGGCGCCGGCCCGTGTCCTGCGGCATCCCGGCGTGCAGCCCGGACAGATCGGCCTCACGCTCTGCACCCCGCAGGGAGTCCAATCCCTGAAGGTTCGCCGGCGGGACCCGGCATGGCGGCAGGCGCGGAAGGCGTCCTGGGGCGATCCATGGCCGCCTGTCGCCGGCGCGGACGGAGACGACGAGCCGTGA